In the Gossypium arboreum isolate Shixiya-1 chromosome 10, ASM2569848v2, whole genome shotgun sequence genome, one interval contains:
- the LOC108488195 gene encoding uncharacterized protein LOC108488195, translating into MVDKSWMDAPRFSTNHLAGIERFLSFAIKKSLFNGKNYCPCHHCNNRILHEPHIVGKHLHLHGIIKEYKQWIFHRESIERTLVQTNQTVRTSLSISTCDNEANLRDLITDALGINIPTLNESSDGVSREFQNNGREYDVNEAQRTAERETTLLDDCDIPFYPGCVKFSCVSFLLRLYHFKALYGWSAKSLTCLLEFLNEAFPDGNTIPTTYYEAKKKISALNLGYVKIDACPNDCMVYWGDASKKISCDVCKSSRWQSSNELDADEQVDGSCRRPKPAKVLRYFHLIPRLKRLFQSSKTSQSMRWHREGRTKYGILRHPADGSAWDTFDKRFPNFASDPRNVRLGLASDGFNPFRTMSTSHSTWPVLLIPYNLEPWVCMKQSSMILSMVILGEKGPGNDIDIYMQPLIKELKQLWIGVDAFDSSAS; encoded by the coding sequence ATGGTTGATAAAAGTTGGATGGATGCTCCAAGATTTAGCACCAATCACCTAGCTGGAATAGAAAGATTTCTATCATTTGCAATTAAAAAATCACTTTTTAACGGAAAAAATTATTGTCCATGCCATCATTGCAATAATAGGATATTGCATGAACCACATATTGTGGGTAAGCATCTTCATCTACATGGTATAATAAAAGAATACAAGCAATGGATTTTTCATAGAGAATCTATTGAAAGAACATTGGTGCAAACCAACCAAACAGTGAGAACTTCTCTGTCAATTTCTACTTGTGACAACGAAGCCAATTTAAGAGATCTCATAACGGATGCTCTAGGTATCAACATCCCAACTCTTAATGAGAGTTCTGATGGAGTTTCAAGAGAGTTTCAGAATAATGGTCGAGAGTATGATGTTAATGAGGCCCAAAGGACTGCTGAAAGAGAAACTACTCTTCTAGATGATTGTGATATTCCGTTTTATCCTGGTTGTGTCAAGTTCTCATGCGTCTCATTCTTACTTCGGCTTTACCACTTCAAAGCTCTTTATGGATGGTCAGCAAAATCTTTGACATGTTTATTGGAGTTTTTAAATGAGGCATTTCCAGATGGAAACACAATCCCGACTACATACTATGAAGCGAAGAAAAAAATTTCTGCACTAAATCTTGGGTATGTGAAGATTGATGCATGCCCGAATGATTGTATGGTATACTGGGGTGATGCTAGTAAAAAGATCAGTTGTGATGTCTGTAAAAGCTCAAGGTGGCAATCTTCTAATGAGTTGGATGCAGATGAACAAGTTGATGGTAGTTGTCGCCGTCCTAAGCCTGCGAAGGTATTACGGTACTTTCATTTGATTCCTAGACTTAAAAGATTATTCCAATCCTCTAAGACATCACAATCTATGAGATGGCATAGAGAAGGACGAACCAAATATGGTATATTGAGACATCCAGCCGATGGTTCTGCTTGGGATACGTTTGATAAGAGGTTTCCTAATTTTGCATCTGATCCTCGCAATGTTAGGCTAGGTTTGGCTAGCGATGGATTCAATCCATTCCGAACAATGAGTACAAGTCATAGTACATGGCCCGTACTTCTTATTCCTTATAATTTAGAACCTTGGGTATGCATGAAACAATCATCAATGATACTCTCAATGGTTATCCTTGGTGAAAAAGGACCTGGCAATGACATTGATATCTACATGCAGCCTTTAATTAAAGAGTTGAAGCAATTGTGGATAGGAGTTGATGCTTTTGATTCATCAGCTTCCTAA
- the LOC108488194 gene encoding ankyrin repeat-containing protein BDA1-like yields MDERMIEAAQTGDINLLYELILHDPYVLERIDAVPFSHTPLHVAASSGHIEFMMEMIKLKPTFARKLNQAGFSPMHLALQNHRTQAVLRLLRFDEGLVRVKGREDLTPLHHVVQNENLNLLKKFLEFCPEAIQDMTVRDETVFHLAVKNDMFEAFQVLVGWLMRSWYESPRWEKELLSWPDIDGNTVLHIAAIRNRPRVVKVLLGHLRRDQINAKNLEGLTALDIQSQYPWNERQADRIIDMLSKAGGLSGSSSSLPNTSISSFHIESLKHKISRSQKWATRAGRGKKRMAHEMRNTFLVVTVLIITTTYEASLSPPKKPDDSPSTKYQVSSSQDEPLNSHTFLHKTDINSAPIPSPSAMDVSKEDDWTFETSSFWFYNTLTFWAAVFLTALLLPSHPIFSSLILLTLAFFGKSYMHLFDVSSWSWEHSFEIPDHVLCLQERKHYQTKILLPRTDRRHWLHGFYVWPSLVGPSNLDPETVTKFSGLYR; encoded by the exons ATGGATGAGAGGATGATAGAGGCTGCTCAAACAGGAGATATTAACCTCTTGTATGAGTTGATTCTGCATGATCCATACGTTTTAGAGCGTATTGATGCTGTGCCTTTTTCTCATACTCCACTGCATGTAGCAGCCTCTTCTGGGCATATTGAGTTTATGATGGAGATGATCAAATTAAAGCCAACGTTTGCAAGAAAGCTAAACCAAGCTGGGTTTAGCCCCATGCACTTGGCTCTGCAAAATCACAGAACTCAAGCAGTGCTTCGACTCCTCAGGTTTGATGAAGGCCTTGTTCGTGTCAAAGGGAGGGAGGACCTCACTCCTCTGCACCATGTGGTTCAAAATGAAAACTTGAATCTTTTGAAAAAGTTTCTTGAGTTTTGTCCTGAGGCTATTCAAGATATGACTGTTCGAGATGAGACGGTTTTCCATCTTGCTGTGAAAAACGACATGTTCGAAGCTTTCCAAGTCTTGGTGGGGTGGCTTATGAGAAGCTGGTACGAGTCTCCGCGATGGGAGAAAGAACTACTGAGTTGGCCAGACATTGATGGCAACACTGTTTTACACATTGCAGCTATCAGAAACAGACCACGG GTGGTGAAAGTATTGCTGGGACACTTGCGTCGAGACCAAATCAATGCCAAAAATTTGGAGGGATTGACAGCACTAGATATCCAATCACAATACCCATGGAATGAAAGGCAAGCGGATAGGATTATAGATATGCTAAGCAAAGCTGGAGGTTTGAGTGGTTCCTCTTCCTCGCTTCCCAATACCTCCATCTCTTCATTCCACATCGAATCTTTAAAACACAAGATTTCACGGTCTCAAAAATGGGCAACAAGAGCAGGTCGAGGAAAGAAGCGTATGGCACATGAGATGCGCAACACATTTCTAGTAGTGACGGTGCTAATTATAACAACCACTTACGAAGCCTCTTTAAGCCCTCCAAAGAAGCCTGATGACAGTCCATCCACGAAATACCAAGTTTCTTCAAGTCAAGATGAGCCTCTCAATTCCCACACATTTTTGCATAAAACCGACATCAATTCTGCACCCATACCCAGTCCCTCCGCAATGGACGTTTCCAAAGAAGATGATTGGACATTTGAAACCTCCTCGTTTTGGTTTTACAACACTTTGACATTTTGGGCAGCAGTGTTTTTAACAGCACTTCTCCTACCATCTCATCCAATATTCTCTTCCTTGATTCTTCTAACACTTGCCTTCTTTGGGAAATCTTACATGCATTTATTTGATGTTTCCTCATGGTCATGGGAACATTCATTCGA AATACCAGACCATGTTTTATGTTTGCAGGAGCGTAAacattaccaaaccaaaattcttcTTCCTCGTACTGATCGTCGACATTGGCTACATGGTTTTTATGTATGGCCCAGTTTAGTGGGTCCGTCTAATCTAGACCCCGAAACCGTAACGAAGTTTTCGGGTTTGTATCGGTGA